The Thunnus maccoyii chromosome 9, fThuMac1.1, whole genome shotgun sequence genome includes a region encoding these proteins:
- the smn1 gene encoding survival motor neuron protein 1, giving the protein MANGCKDVLFTRGAGQSDDSDIWDDTALIKAYDKAVASFKTALKGEDEPQTSKKNHPGKKRKNNKKNQSRKRTNAPPDKEWQVGDYCNAYWSEDGQLYSATISSIDNTRGTCVVVYTDYGNEEEQNLEDLLLEISEGDEETNTKVNEVESSTEESDQSTPPNQHRQQPNSKTQKPKAHKEPPPMWAPGFPGFPPGPPPMPAFRQGGSRRSGAHGPVPPSWPPMMPFGPPMIPPPPPMSPDMVDDEALGSVLISWYMSGYHTGYYLGLKQGRKEAANWTKLHHK; this is encoded by the exons ATGGCGAATGGATGCAAAGACGTGCTGTTTACACGCGGAGCCGGACAA AGTGACGATTCGGACATATGGGATGACACAGCATTGATAAAGGCTTATGACAAGGCAGTGGCATCATTCAAG ACTGCCCTCAAGGGTGAAGATGAACCACAAACTTCCAAGAAAAACCACCCAGGAAAAAAACGCAAGAACAATAAAAAGAACCAGAGCAGGAAAAGAACTAATGCACCGCCAGATAAAGAG TGGCAGGTTGGAGATTATTGCAATGCTTACTGGTCAGAGGACGGCCAGCTGTACTCAGCCACCATCTCCTCCATAGACAACACGAGGGGCACTTGTGTAGTTGTTTATACAGACTATGGTAACGAGGAGGAGCAGAACCTTGAAGACTTGCTTTTAGAGATTTCTGAGGGTGATGAGGAAACAAATACTAAG GTAAATGAGGTAGAATCTTCAACAGAGGAGAGTGACCAGTCAACTCCACCAAACCAACACAGGCAGCAGCCAAACAGTAAAACCCAAAAGCCCAAGGCCCACAAAGAACCTCCTCCCATGTGGGCTCCTGGCTTCCCTGGGTTTCCTCCAGGCCCGCCGCCAATGCCAGCTTTCAGACAG GGTGGAAGCAGGAGATCTGGTGCTCATGGACCTGTACCTCCCTCCTGGCCTCCCATGATGCCCTTTGGTCCACCA ATGatccctccacctcctccgaTGAGCCCAGACATGGTGGATGATGAGGCGTTGGGCAGCGTGCTCATCTCCTGGTACATGAGTGGATATCACACGGGATACTACTTG gggTTGAAACAAGGACGCAAAGAAGCTGCCAATTGGACGAAACTgcaccacaaatga
- the hspb11 gene encoding intraflagellar transport protein 25 homolog — protein MKMIDSSLNSLGAKVVVAASSDEDHPPENIIDGDTKTFWMSTGMFPQEFIIGFAEPTMISAVTVDSFNVKHLKIEKNISQNASHFEFVGEKELEHTEGHLQSNAISLNGTSATHLRFIITSGYDHFVSVHRVSVQN, from the exons ATGAAGATGATCGATTCGTCTCTAAATTCTTTGGGTGCAAAAGTTGTTGTCGCTGCATCCAGCGATGAGGATCACCCACCAGAAAACATCATTGACGG AGACACTAAAACGTTTTGGATGTCCACCGGGATGTTTCCTCAAGAGTTCATCATTGGCTTTGCTGAACCCACGATGATTTCTGCAGTGACAGTGGACAGCTTCAATG TCAAGCATCTAAAGATAGAAaagaatatttcacaaaatgccTCTCACTTTGAGTTTGTTGGGGAGAAAG AGCTTGAACATACAGAGGGACATCTTCAGTCAAATGCTATTTCA ctaAATGGAACCAGTGCAACCCACCTTCGTTTTATCATCACCTCGGGATATGATCACTTTGTCTCAGTGCACAGAGTCAGTGTACAGAATTAA
- the lzts1 gene encoding leucine zipper putative tumor suppressor 1 gives MGSVSSLISGNSLDSKHCKASEFRLKRGTNHNRKSGGCSLDGLLKCSFTQGSSSSTHLSKGLSHSRSGRSEDFFYIKVGHKPRSVYHRGGSMEEHTGRRNRDGESDGHLQPKLLLMSGKMTERTTAEKSLVRSTAFKPVFPRSTTSTGHNSLDHILGPLEKARSPDNRNKQDTFSGTLSDSGRNSMSSLPTHSTSGSLSASAGPVSHSDGGSAPASSLSKGPQPNFPPWVSGNSANLDCSYRAGLNSGGLASKANGEAGSSLSADEPSPLSETAGGIRSPITTDESLIENLEQRLLERETELQELQVSFEEKEADTCQLFEERQRYCAEEMEGLKQRCSTKLRQVSQMAAKTQQALQLQVSQLQAEKDRLQEDVLKLTREKDLVELRLRSYETESTRLAPTLEETQWEVCQKAGEISLLKQQLRDCQADVSHKLNEIVSLRVSLKEITAKTEMLEKQNKDHGDKLHSRTREAEVCQNELQRKKNEADLLREKVGKLEKDIQGMKQDLAMAKEQRLQHSLQLEAHAQTQALEGLIQGSDSPIQSQEEETKGHTSTESLQKEVERLKQQLREEKDAQERLANSFEQERQTWNKEKDRVIKYQKQLQINYLQMHKKNQDLERILKELTAELESRTELGMDINYSSGLQTYDDVIATEI, from the exons ATGGGTAGTGTCAGCAGCCTCATCAGCGGCAACAGCCTCGACAGCAAACACTGCAAGGCATCTGAGTTTAGGTTAAAAAGGGGAACAAACCACAATAGAAAGTCTGGAGGCTGCAGCCTTGATGGGTTACTGAAGTGCAGCTTTACTCAGGGCTCCTCTTCATCCACTCATCTCTCTAAAGGCCTGTCACACTCCCGGTCAGGACGaagtgaagattttttttacatcaag GTGGGCCATAAACCGAGGTCGGTGTACCACAGAGGAGGATCAATGGAAGAACATACAGGTCGAAGGAACAGAGATGGAGAATCAGATGGGCATCTACAACCAAAACTGCTGCTCATGTCAGGGAAAATGACTGAGAGG ACCACTGCTGAGAAGTCACTGGTCCGGTCCACTGCCTTCAAGCCTGTGTTTCCCAGGAGTACGACCTCCACAGGGCACAACAGCCTGGACCACATCCTCGGCCCACTGGAGAAAGCAAGGAGTCCAGATAATAGAAATAAGCAAGATACCTTCTCAG GGACTCTCTCTGACTCTGGACGTAACTCTATGTCAAGCCTTCCCACCCACAGCACCAGCGGCAGCCTAAGTGCTTCAGCAGGCCCTGTCAGTCACAGTGATGGCGGCTCGGCTCCCGCAAGCAGCCTCAGCAAGGGACCACAACCCAATTTCCCTCCATGGGTCAGCGGAAATAGTGCTAACCTTGACTGTAGCTACAGGGCTGGTTTAAACAGCGGAGGGTTGGCATCAAAGGCTAATGGAGAGGCTGGCTCCTCACTTTCTGCAGATGAGCCAAGCCCTCTGTCTGAAACTGCAGGTGGGATTCGGTCCCCTATTACTACAGATGAGTCACTGATTGAAAATTTGGAACAAAGACTGCTGGAAAGAGAGACTGAACTGCAGGAGCTACAG GTGAGTTTTGAGGAAAAGGAAGCAGACACTTGTCAGCTATTTGAGGAGAGGCAAAGGTATTGTGCTGAGGAGATGGAAGGGCTGAAGCAGCGATGCTCCACCAAGTTACGACAAGTGTCTCAGATGGCTGCAAAAACCCAGCAAGCACTGCAGCTGCAGGTCAGCCAGCTCCAG GCAGAGAAGGACAGGCTTCAGGAGGACGTCTTGAAGCTAACCCGAGAGAAGGACCTTGTTGAGCTCAGGTTGAGGTCTTACGAGACAGAGAGCACACGACTCGCTCCGACACTCGAGGAAACGCAGTGGGAG GTGTGCCAGAAGGCTGGGGAGATCTCACTGTTGAAGCAGCAGCTGAGAGATTGCCAGGCGGACGTCAGCCACAAGCTAAATGAGATAGTCAGCCTCAGGGTGTCACTGAAGGAAATCACAGCAAAGACGGAGATGCTTGAGAAACAGAATAAAGACCACGGGGACAAGCTCCACTCTCGCACCAGAGAGGCTGAG GTTTGCCAAAATGAACTTCAGCGCAAGAAGAATGAGGCTGATTtgctgagagagaaagtgggCAAACTGGAGAAAGACATCCAGGGAATGAAACAAGATCTGGCCATGGCAAAGGAGCAGAGGCTGCAACACAGTTTGCAACTTGAGGCCCATGCCCAGACTCAGGCCTTGGAAGGACTAATCCAAGGATCAGACTCTCCCATCCAGAGCCAGGAGGAGGAGACCAAGGGACACACCTCCACAGAATCCCTCCAGAAAGAAGTGGAGAGACTGAAGCAGCAGCTCAGGGAGGAGAAGGATGCTCAGGAGAGGCTGGCCAACAGCTTTGAGCAGGAGAGGCAGACGTGGAACAAGGAAAAAGACAGGGTCATCAAATACCAGAAGCAGCTCCAGATCAACTACCTGCAGATGCACAAGAAGAACCAGGACCTGGAGAGGATCCTGAAGGAGCTGACCGCTGAACTGGAGAGCCGGACAGAGCTAGGCATGGACATTAACTACAGCTCAGGGTTACAGACATATGACGACGTTATCGCCACAGAGATTTGA